The DNA window TATTTTATCGTCCGCTGTCTAATAAAATTTGCCGATAAATGAGTGATTAGTCCCCCCCGGTGGTTTGCTTTGCACTTTGAGCCACTTGGGAGGGGGACTGGTCCCATTCCTACTACCACATACCCCTACTACTACCTCAGAATCCACAAAAGAACTATCTATCTGATCTGATGGGGATTATGATTATCTGATCTGGGCTTCGAGACACACCAGTTTCATTTTTCTGACATGAGCGGAGGAGACAAGGGTACAAGTCTTATAAGCATTAAGGTCtactatatttattatattttatatatttttagaaggaatttctataaaaaatatgttgtttttagtttaacaaatatttggattacattattttaagatttggAGACTAATCCCCCTCCCACAGCCCCTGAAAAGCTAAGCAATGCCTGGTAGAGGTAGTTCCAAAGCTTTTTCCCAGATTAGAACGAGAGGAAAGATCTAAAGCGGTGAAGACTCACCAAGCTGAGGACACCCCAAGGGAGACAAGTATAGGATGAACTTAAAGAGCCAGACTAGGGCacaattataattttcattaaacaGCAAAGGGTTGGGGTATTTCAGGTGGGTGGCTATGGGTTTCCGGTTAGAGATCGAGCCTAGACCGTGAACTTCTGGAGAAGGTGGCGCAGCTCCTCGTTCTGGCGACGCAGAAAGACCACCTCGGCATCATACTGCACCCGCATCTTTAGCACCTCGACGTAGTGGTTCAGTCCGTGCTCCAGAGTCTTCCAGAGCTTGCACTTGGAGGCCGGAAAGCAGGCGGAGAACTGTCGCCAGAACTCGCGGATCTGGTTGTCCGAAATCTGGATGAGATTAACGGCGTTCGTGTTGCTGCCCGGCTCGTGCTCGTACATCTGCTTGTGCATCTTGGACGTGAATAGGTTCATGGCGTGGAGACACAGCGCCGGCTCCATCACCATGTAGTGGTTGTGGCACTTTTTGGCCATCTCCTCGCGCTTTTTCTGGAAGACCTCATTGCGGTCGCTCTCGCGGTGGTCATGGTGTACGCCCCCATCCGATGCGTGGTGCAGTCGGTTGGGTTTCTGGTCCTTCATGAACACCTCGGCGCACTTACGCGGACTCAGGCCCTGGGGCTGGCAGTTCGGACAGTACGTGTACGGCATAAAGACCTTGGTCAGCTCCTTCACGTCTCGCAAATGACGGATACGCAGTGCGGCAAAGATGTTGTCGATCCTCACGAGGCACTTGTCCTCCTCGGAGTAGGGCTCCAAGATCTTCAGCAGGCGCTCCTCGATCAGGAATCCGCCGCGATCGGACAACTTCCGAATGAGGTTGCGCATCAGGCGCAGCGACTCGGGCGGCAGCTCCTTGATGTCCGGCCGGTGCTTGGGACCCGTCTTGCTCACCACGCGGTTTTTGGGCACCCGACCTATTCGCATGTCAAACTTCTCCAATATGTTGTTCCGCTTCTTTTTGGACTTGTTGATGTTGGGAATCGGTGCCACCGGGCGGCTCCACGGCATCGCCAGCTGCTGCTCGTGGATGATGCGATCAATATGGTAGACACGGTCCACTAGAAGGTTCAGTTCCTGGTAGTTGATCTCCCAGATGCGGTCGAACTTCTCGCGGTTGTTGAGGCGCGCCTGATGGGCCTTCGACTCCATGTCGTTGATGTTTGCGTGCAGCTTGTAGATGTCGGAGGAGAGGCGGGCAATGTTCCGCTTCCCGGTCAGATAAAGGTTCTTCAGACCACGCCTGGTGCGCCCAATGGCCTCGTGCAGCCTGGCCACCCGTCGCTTCTGCTGGTTGTTGATGATCACGTTCTCCTCGTTGCGTTTCTGCAGCACCTGGTAGTTGTAGTCGAGCTTCTCGGAGTTCATCAGCACATTGTCCCGAGTTCGACGCAGCTCGAGCTCCAGCCGCTCGCACTCCTTCTCCAGCCGGATGCGCGTGCTCTTGGTCAGCTCCTCCTGCGACTCGTTAATCTGCTGGGTCTGTCGGGCATAAAACTGCTCCCTCGCCCTCACCAGGCTGGCCTTCTCGTCAAAGTTGGCGTTCATCGCATCGAAGAAGGTGCGCCACTTCTCCACGGCGCTAACGGCAAAGATCTGGCGCTCCTCCTCGATGGTGTGTCGCAGCATCTGCAGGTGCTGTTTGTAGGCCTCCTTCAGCGTCTCCACCTGATGATCCACGCGCTCCACCAAACAGCACAGGTCCTGCGCTTGGCGCCCGCGGTCGAACTCATATTTGGTGTTCATGCGATCGACCTCGGCCTGACAGGCGGCAATCATCTCGTCCTTGCGGGCCATAATCTCGGCGATGCGCTTCTTCTGCTCCTCGATCTGGTCCCACAGCATCATCGGCTCGTTGATCTCCTCCAGCTCCGTCCAGCGGGCCTGCAAACGACATAAAATTGTGTAATTCGTTCACTTTTGAATGGAAATCTTACCTTTATGTCCGAGAAACGGGCCATGGTCTCCATACTTTCGCGCTGAAGCTTCACCTGCACCTGGTTCTTCTGCGTGGCCTCGAAGAGGCGACGATTCAGTTCGCGCCGTTCGTTGGCTACCCGGACATTGGTCACCAGCTCGTTGCCGAAGCGCACCAATTCGTCCAGGCGCTCGCTGGACTGCTCCAGTTGCTGGTCGATGGGCGACTTCTGGGCCTGGCAGCGCTCCACCACGCCCTTGGGCGCCTCTCGGAACTGCTGGCGGACTCGGTTGAGGATCGCCAGCCGGCGCTCGTCCAGCTTCTTGACCGACTTGTCGCAGTGCTCATTGTAAATCAGGCCGTCGATGCGCTCATTGAAGGACTCCCAACTGGCCATGGGGCCGACTTCCTGCTcgatctcctcctcctcctcgccgCTAAAGTCACTGAGCAGGTCCTCCTGGTGCTCCTCCAGCTCGTCCTCGTTGTCGTCCATGGTGGCgatgaaaaatatatgttgTACAAACTGAAATCCTTGTTTTCAATTTCCGGTTGCTCTCGGCTGGGGTCTGTGGCTGCGTTTGATTCGAAAAGTTTGATCGAAGGATCCTGGATTGCCATGGTGGCGTTTTTCATATTAATTTCCTGaatgggtgggtggttggttgAGTTGTTTGTTGGTAAACATTCCAGCCCCCAGCCCCCCAGCCCACAGCCGCGTCCACTTAGCGATTTATCGATGGGCAGTAATCGACAtgctctctctcgctcgtaCAGCTCTCTGTTCGGTTCCGTGACGTCACCTGACCTTGCCAATTGCAAAATGAATGGAAATTTTCCACTCTGAACGTGACCTTGTCACCCGTACGTTGCAACGGCCTGAAAGCCGGTGCAAGGCACCGATTAACCTTTACTTAAGACCCTGCGCCCCCAATGGTTGCATTCAACAGATTGATGTCCCACAAAATACATCCCTGCGCgggaaattcaaaaaaatatacaatatccggcatatatgttatatgtatgtatataattgTTTATAATGTATTGTTTACATAGTACGCAATTGAACGCAATCGAATTGAACCTATTTAGAGCTCAGAGCCAAAATTATGGAAGGGAAGGGGGTTTCGGGAATGGGGAGCCGCACTTAGTTATCCTCAGTCTTAAGGGTGATTTCATATATCAGCTCGTCGTTAAAATGGTGACTCTGGTTGGGATTTTGCTGCAGCTggagttgctgctgttgcacaGCCTGGATGTATTGCTCCTCCGTGAGCAGCTCCTCCCCCACCTCATCGTCGATATCCTCCTTAATTACCACGTTTTCGACCAGAAGGCGCTGGTCGTCGTAGTCTGATATCTGAACATAGTGCGGTTCCCCCTCTACCGTGGACAGATAGTGCTGAACCTCTTGCTGGGGCTGGCCATCGTCCACCAACAGACCCGCATCCTCAACCAGCTCCTCGTCATCCAACAGGCCCAAGGGGGCGGCTTCGCCCGGCATATCGCCGGTAACTGAACCCGGTAACAAGCCCGGAGCATCTACGTCGGGATCTTCGTCGCCTACCAGGCGACGGGTGTTGCTGCGACACTGAATGGACCTCTTGTGGGCATCGAAGTAGTTGATGTCGGTGAACTCTTCGTGGCATAGGTGGCACACATAGGAACCCTGACTCAGATGCATCTCCTTGCGGTGACGGGCCATCTTGTGAGCGTCGCGACACTGCATGCCACAGAACGGGCACTTCAGCATGCGCCTCATGCCCATGTGAACGTTGCGGATGTGCTCCTGCAGCGAGAAGTTCTTGTAGTAGGCCTTGTGGCAATACTGACACTGGTAGCGGCGTTTCTTCTCGTGCGTCGTCTCCCGGTGACGCTTTAACTGCGTGTTCTGGGCGAACGTCTTGCCACACATCTCGCAGATGTGCTCCTTCTCGAGATGACGACGCTGGTTGTGGACACGCAGGTCCTGCTTGGTGGAGAAGTACAGCTTACACACCTCACACACGTACGGCCGGATGCCCATGTGGCGACGAGCGTGTCCGGCAAGGTACTTGCAGTCACGGTACGTCTCCGAGCAGTACATGCATGCATAGCGGTTCGTCCCCGCCACCAGGTGAGTCTTCTGATGTTTGGAAAGCTTGGACTTGTGCATCACATCGGGACAGATTCCACACTCTACCGGCAACTTCTCATCCAGGATACTGCTGATCATTGAGAATTCGACGATGGGTGTGTTCTCGTCGTCAAAATCCACAATAGTGGCTACCAGGTCATCGAAAAGGAGGTAGCGTCGCGGGCCCTTAAACTCCTCTAGCATCTTGTCGCTAGGCTTCACTTCGTGCTTTAACTCCTCCTCTTCATCGTGTCCAGTGAAACTGCGACGGCTGATTTGCAGTGCGGGTTGAGGTTTCGTTGCAGGCGGCTTAACTGGCGGCGGAGATAGCGATGGCGAAGGAAACTCCTCttcctcttcctcctcctcgtcctcgtaTTCTTCGGGAAGCTGTGAGCTATACTCGAGACCGAAGTCATCCTGATCCACTTCTACTAGCTCATCCACTTCAGACATTTCGGTCACCACAAATTGCTCGTCCAGGTCGTCTGGGTGGTATTGAAAATGCTGGTCGCCGGGAACGGGCATCCGCGGGGACCCGGCGACCAGCAGCTCTTGGCAACTTTCGAACTGCTGTAGCTGCATTTCATCCACAAGAAGATCGCCATCGACGCCGTCCTCGCTAATTATTAGGAACTCCTCGTCGTACTCGTTGCCCAGCCCGTCCAAAACCACGTAGGTAGTGGCATCATCGCTATCCACGACCCCTACACCACCTACGCCAACAACCCGGGATCCACTTACGACGCCACCATCATCCTCGTCAGAATATTCGCCCCTGGAGGGTAAAACGAACTCAATTGTATCCGACATATCCAGGTCCATCGTGGGCCGGCAGGGTTGTtgataatataaaaatataggaATAGATGAATAGAAGTATCAATTTATCGATATTCCTGATATCGCCACAAGATGTTGTTTAGGTATCGATAACACAATTATTTGctttgttttatattattgCCGACTTTTGAATTAGTTCGACAGGGCCCACCGGACAATCACGACAAAGTATGTCACCGTGGGCCGCTGTACAATTTTCGTTCacaacaagaaaaataaatttaattatgaatGAAATTTCGGTATTTTCTGTTTGGCCACACGAGCTGGAAATGGCAGCTAGAGATGACAGCTTGAAATGGCTCCTAGAGATGGGCAAACGAAAATCGACAGTAATGGGTAACGTCTTCAATAAGTTATCGCAAGGCTATTTTCGCGCCCTACGGCTCAatgaagaaatatttaaaaatgtgattccttttaaatgaatatGCCTCATTTATCTTTTAATTCCCTGCTCTTTTTAGTAGGTAAattctttattaaaatgaaaatacatTTAACAAAAGCTCAGTGCTCCcgtcaaatttatttttttagctttttggcGCTTGGGCCGTCCACCTGGGGGTTACGCTGAGGATCTTCGTCTTCCAAATGTCGGCGGTAATTCACCTTCCTCTCAGATTCAGATGTATCCACACCATTTTCTTGCATTTCGTTTTTTTCCATTGCGGCAGTTGCGGTAATAAGATAGTCAATactccatttttttaaaagatgaTAGATTGCCCTGGCAGTTAATTGAAGTTCTAGCTTTGTTGCTGGCTCTGTCAGATTGTACTTCACTTTCTGCAACTCTTGGTGTTCTGACCCCTTCGTCGGCTCCTGATCCGGAACATTGACAATACTCATTACATCTAAAAGTCTGTCAAGGGCCCCCATAGCCATTTTAATTCCTGGAATTAGTCCTTCTTCGGTTGGCGGAAACTTCTCTGCATCGTACAGCTCCTGATTCTGAACATCGTCGCGATTCCATTTATTTATAAGTATTAAGATGACAGGAGCAGCAGCTCTAATTTTTGCCAATCTTGATGGCTCTATCATAGCAAATAGCGCTTCGTCCTCTAAATCGTGCGGCTCCTGATCCTGAAAATAGTCAATATTCTGATTCCCGATACGTTTAGAGAGGACCGCCGCAGCTAAGTCAAACAGGGAAGGTACTTTGGGTGTTTCGGGCGGTGTCGCCGAAGGAAATGCAGTCGGTTGCCAACGTAGGATCTGATCGACATCCTTCTTAAATTGCTCAAAGTCCAGCATGTTGTCTAGATAAcataatgtatttaaagtttataacaaaatggctaaaattttaactataaaaataaataaataccttTGGAACGGTTTTCTCTGAACTAACTTCGGTAAAAGACGAAAATTGACAATTGACAATTTTGACAGTTTCTTTTCTCCCTGCCTTCTTGGATAAAGAACGGAAGAAATTTCCATTTGTCATTCATTTTGGCATACTGCGTCTTCTCGTTAGTGAAAGCTTGCTCCGTCCCTGGAGTTTCCGATAGACCGATAACGATAATTGGCgccaaatcaaaaatcagtgCGCATGCGCGGCGGCCTCTTGTGGGCCGCGACTAACTAACTTGGCTAACTTCTGGAATTGGCCCGGTCGGTGGCACACCGGCAATGCATTGCATCTGCAAACTCGGTGGCGCGCGCTCGTCTTCAGCTCGAGTGTTAGTAAGCTTAGCTCGTtttcttcaatatttttttttttttttgcaaattattTGATTCTTGCTTTGGCATCCGAGAGCGTGTGAAGCTCGTGCATGCGTAATTGGTGTTTATTAaccaatttaaaaaagttgCGGTTCTACCTCGAGGTTGTGcaagatttaattttatttttgtttctgtgtGAAAATTAAACGGCAGCTTATAAAGGATTCTGACGGGAATCTAACATCCTTCTGAAAGGATTTGATCGTAAAGTGAAAGGATACGATTACGAGATAGGATTACATCCGCAAAGGTCAGGTAAGCTTTCGATGGTGACTTTGAAAGGCGCCCATATTTGCTTTTTATTGGCATTCATTGGGCTTTATTGTTAATTGGGCTGATTACAAGAGATGGAAGTCACAAATAAAAAcagcaaacaacaaaatatatgGTAAATAACAAGCGGCCGAGCATCGGAGCTACAACATCAAATAGGATTACGCAAAGTTGCAAACGCTTTATGCTGATGTTGATTTAAGCCCTGATGTCTGgctgtttatttatttgtcggcttggcttggcttatTTGTTCGCCGTACTGCCGTGCTGCAACATCTGCCTCAATCAACAAATATGGGCCAAACTTGACCCGCTTTCAGCACGGAATTGGCATCTCTCGGGAAGGGCCCCTTCCCAATGTGATGGCCTCTCGTTTATTTggcaattataaattatactGACATTATACAATGGCCTGACATCCCCTTTCTACTATTTGCTCTCAATGGCTGATTACCTTTCGGCCAGTTATGGTAGTTTTCCGGATCTTTGTTGGCTTTTGCGGGAAAAATATTCACAATTGGCAATAAAAACTTGGGAATGAAAGTAATTTCGGTTTAGAAACTTAcccaaaatcaatttttttttccattttgcaGACTAGATTCTTGGCCAACTCGGAGTAGGTCAATTAAGACAGGCAACAGTCAGCAGGCAGCAGGCAGCAGGCGGCAGGCCGCAGGTGTTGCAgtggcaacaacagcaacatcatcaACAAGTGGCATCGTTTTGCGGTTATTTTCGCATCGTTCATCGGCGGGCGGGTCTGGGCCGGGAACGGGAAATCGGAAACATGTTCTTCTTCTTTACTGGCCACCACCGATCCCCCAATACGAGTCCCGGCTGCCTCCACTGGCTACGACTGATGGCCGTTGTCGGAGTGCTGCATCTGCCGCAGTTTGTGTGTCATGCTGGCTGGGCAACCAGAACGCCAGTCAACGCCATCGACGCCTCCTCCTCAACCTCCTCCACCGCCACTGCCCCCTCCAATTCTATGCAAATCCATGCACTCCAAGTCAACTGCAGTCGGGATCTCCTCGAGATGCAGCTGGAACTGAGCCGTCCATTTCGGGGCCTGCTCTATGCCAAGGATTTTCCGCTCGAATGCCGCACTCGCGGTCTGGACTCCACCCACCTGAACCTCCGTATCCCCACCTCCGGCTGTGGGGTTCGAGCCGAGCCCTTGGATGATGGTAGTATGGAGTACTCGGTCCGGGTAATGCTCCAAATGGAGCAGAAACTGCGTCAGAGCACCGACATCCTCAGTTCCGTGAGATGTCAGCTGCCGGCCACCGAAATGGGCATGTCGCTGCCCTCCTGGCGAGcggaaaatggacgcgaaaggTAGGATAGCCTGGAATGATAATATATTAGTTTCCTACATTATTTCCTTCCCCCGCAGAAATGCAAGAATGCGGGCCTTGGCCGCCGCCACAGGTGGTGCCCCAGCTCCTGCCCAACATATGGAGACGCCACGTGTCAGGATATGGCTAGAACTGGGCGGTCCTAATGGCACCGGCTCCGTTGAGGTTGGCGTGGCCACCACCCTGACCGTGCGCGCCATCGTTCCGGGCACGATCGGAGTGCGGGTGGTGGACTGCGCCGCCCTGGACGGACTGGGAGAGTCCTCGCAGCAGCTTCTCGACGCCCGGGGCTGTCCCATTGACGAGCAGGTGAGTCCATACATTTGCGTAACATTAGTGCCTGCCGGGCAACATTCTGCGGTGGACCGTTAGCCGGGAGAAGAAACCAAAgatcgaataaaaaaaaaaaaaaacaatctaaAAAAACAAACGGAAAGTCATTAATTAACCTGCTGAGATGGCTGATGGCTGAGATGCTGTGGGGCGATCTTGGATTGATCGCatttaactttcatttttatagaCAAGAAATCTAGAGGGTAGCCTGACTGAAATCCactgattttaatatttttgggaaaCGCTACAGATTCACAAAACAGAAACAGGTTCCAGAAATtgcattttcaaaattaacgGAAAGACATTGAAGAAATGGTCAGAAGACAGTTTTAGAAGACAGCGTCTTCAAGCCATAAAAAGTTATTCGGATAGTTTTTAGCTTGAAGTTGTCACAACTCAATTTGGCCAAGACTTTTGGCTAACTTTATGGCCTTTTAGACATCTCTTACTTATAGGCTATATCCAATCGGTAAGATCGAATCTCAAAAGGAAAgtgaaatattatatattagaATAGTATAGAATCTCTTGCCAACACTCCTTACCGGTAATGGGAGGGAAAACGCCTCATTAATTGTAACAGTTATTACAGCACCGActtctagaaaaaaaaaggaagccaaAACTGTTAGCCGTAATTATGCGATCATCGTTAGAACAGTTTTCGTTGCTTAGCCAACCCAACAAGCCCAGCCAAAAGTCATTAAAAACAcgaagaaaaatacaaaaaaaaaaaaaaaacactaaaaactACAACTAAGCCTGCGAACTGTTCTCTCAGGTTCTTCAGTTCTTCGGAGGTTCGGTTCGGTTCTTCAGGGGGTTCGGTTCTTCTTGAGTAAATTAGGAGGTCACAACAATTAGCCAACAGTGAAATACATAGAAATATTTATCGTTTAGCATTTTGACGTGCCCCTGTTGTGGTTGCCTCATCATCGCCGTCTCCGACTCCCTCCCTTTGGGGGCACCACAATCTTTCAATCTTCCACCCATTGACCACCAAATACAGTGGTTggaatacctttttttttaacttaaaaagggtttttcaaattaattcgACTCTTAGACGTAtgatgttttttaaaaatcttgtAACTTAAACCTTAATCTTATTATTCTTCTatagtttataaataaaattccattAATAAGATTAAACtatgtttttttaaacttcCTTTATTTGTTTTCTAAAAACCGTATAAAATCACATTTATTCTTTTAAGACttctttttaaaatcttaaaaagtTATCTAAAGTGTTGGTTAGAACACCCTTTGTTCTTTGTTCATTTGAGGAATAAATCTTATTTTTGAGTAACATAATCTTGAATGCATCCCACTGTGCCACAATgggccattgccattgccattgccggGCATTTGCATTTGGTGGTGCACATGtcattcattttcattcaCGGTCCCAAAATGGGTCAAACAAATCTTTCGCTGACGCttttggctctggctctggctatGGGTCTTTGCtcagatacatttgtatctttttttgtatctttttgttgttgctgatggTCAGGGCAGAGCTGTAGAGCTAGAAAAATCACACGGCTTAATTTCTGTTTTATTTGGAGAGGCATTTGCATTTGATGTTTGTTTTATTGTGCCTCGGCCCCCAGCCCCAGTGCCTTCCGTTTTAGCacatttcattttctttgGCATTCGCATCTGCGTTTGTTTATTGTCTGGCCCCCTTTcttacagtttttttttgttgttgtagctgTAGCTTCTACCTGTAGAAGGCACAGTAGACACCTGTAGTAGTAGGATGCGATTGCAAATTTATGCGCACACCCATCACGGGTTGATTTGTTTGGTTTAGAAACACTTCTGGGTCAGAGCGTGGAGGAAAAGTGATTTAGAAGCCAGTCGCCCCGTCTTCGCCCAGTCTTTTGTCTTCTGGGCCCCGTCTGCCAGTTCTGGCCTCGCTCTTCTGTTGTGAGTCTTCTGTCTTCTTCAGGCTGTTGTCTCCCCAGATGCGGCGACCCACTTTCTGGGGCAGAATCTCTAGAATGTGAATCTGTGACCCGAATTCGAATCCAAAGGCGGATGCGTTGCAAGAAGAGTGGAAATACTGGTTTTTCAAAGGCTATCCTACATTATATTTGACTTTAAAATTAACCAAACATCctggtatttatttaaattccaaaaaaaaagccacaTATGACCGCCATGAGGAAGCTTCCAGCTCTCCAGATTGGTGCATTTTTGCACGTGAACTCGTTTGAACTTCCGCAGCAATTTCACGTTATTGTCTCAAGTTTCGCACCCACCAAGTCACCCACGACACACACATGGCTCCTCCACGTGCTCCACGTGTGTAAATTGAATCCGTCGGAGATCTGCCTTCCGTTTCCAGTTACAATGGAGATCGTAAATCTACCAGCCAGTCTTGTAATTTTATATATGCATCATGCATCATATCTGCATCTCCCACAGAGTATCTAGATGATACAccgagtatctgtatctgtatctgtatctgtaactGTGCCCGGGTTTTTTGTTGTCATTGAACTTGGCTTTGGCCGAGGTTTCTTGGTATATGACCCGCTAACGGAAGTGGCTACTGGCGTCGTGTGAACGTATGTACTTTTGTCACccaaatattatataatcCCGTGGCCCGTAAAGAGAGAAGGCGGGGAGTGAATGAGTGGCGGGGAACAGGTTTCAGGTTCAGGGTCAGGTGGCAGGTTGCAGCTGGTTCTGGTACGTTTAAGTGGCCATAACTGTGACATAACTGGACgactatatgtatattctaATCACTTTCCAGGTAATGCCCGCCCTTCACACCCACCACCGGCCGGCGGAGGAGGGCTGGTCAAAGCAGCTGGAGGAAGACCTGGTCGAGCGGACGTTCGCCGCCACATTTCCCGCCTTCAAGTTCCCGGATCGAGAGCGGCTCCACGTCAGCTGTGGCGTGCAGCTCTGCAAGGGGAAGTGCCCGTCGGTGAGTAGTATGCAACCAGTGCAACATTTCAGCTCcgcattttttatgcatctcAATTAATTGCAACGAAAACGAAAGTGTTGCCTTGCTACCTCCTTTTCGAGCTCGCTGGGCTCTGGTCTTTGTCTTTGTTTGTGGCTTCTGCCCAGTGTAGCGTGTTGTTGCGTCTGCTAATTAATGTGGTTATTGCACCGAAAGGCATCCAACTGGAGCCGCGCACCCACTTAGCTGCCTCCTCCTCGACACTACCCAGTACGGAAGAGGGGTAGCTCCTCCGGTGCAGCTGGTTGTCACCAAATCGAACAAATTACAGTCCTCTAAAATGTTTTGAAATGGAATTGCAGCTTAATTGCCGACAGAAGAGTCCGGGACAGGCGCCGCCATCCCTCAGTGCGGATCAGCACCTGGCACGGATCGAGGTCTTCAATTCGCTGGCCGTGACAGCTCCCCAGATCGAGGTGGACCGTCTCCGGTACGACAGGCGCCACAACATGAGCCACGGTGAGTCACGGATGCCAGAACACCCAAACACGAGTTCCCTAAAATAACTCAAATGTCTGGAAAGCTATAGACCCACAACTCGGATTTCTCCGATTCCGAAAATCTGTCCTATGTTCGAACTGTTTAGATCGCTGCCCTGGCTATTGAAGCCCGATACTTTAATATCCAAAtgttaccttttttttaaaaacttttccaaCCCTTCTTTCAGGAGATGATTATCCAGCGAATCTGCGTGGACAAGTCCTACCGGGCGAGGGCACCCTCTGCCTCTCCATCTCTAAGCTGGCCATTTCCTTCTGTGTCCTGGGACTGATCTTCCTGGTGGCCGTGGTGGTAGCTATTTTCTCGCTGATACGGGCACGTCGACGAGAGCGGCGCCACGGCA is part of the Drosophila bipectinata strain 14024-0381.07 chromosome XL, DbipHiC1v2, whole genome shotgun sequence genome and encodes:
- the LOC108119528 gene encoding dynein regulatory complex protein 1 homolog, with amino-acid sequence MDDNEDELEEHQEDLLSDFSGEEEEEIEQEVGPMASWESFNERIDGLIYNEHCDKSVKKLDERRLAILNRVRQQFREAPKGVVERCQAQKSPIDQQLEQSSERLDELVRFGNELVTNVRVANERRELNRRLFEATQKNQVQVKLQRESMETMARFSDIKARWTELEEINEPMMLWDQIEEQKKRIAEIMARKDEMIAACQAEVDRMNTKYEFDRGRQAQDLCCLVERVDHQVETLKEAYKQHLQMLRHTIEEERQIFAVSAVEKWRTFFDAMNANFDEKASLVRAREQFYARQTQQINESQEELTKSTRIRLEKECERLELELRRTRDNVLMNSEKLDYNYQVLQKRNEENVIINNQQKRRVARLHEAIGRTRRGLKNLYLTGKRNIARLSSDIYKLHANINDMESKAHQARLNNREKFDRIWEINYQELNLLVDRVYHIDRIIHEQQLAMPWSRPVAPIPNINKSKKKRNNILEKFDMRIGRVPKNRVVSKTGPKHRPDIKELPPESLRLMRNLIRKLSDRGGFLIEERLLKILEPYSEEDKCLVRIDNIFAALRIRHLRDVKELTKVFMPYTYCPNCQPQGLSPRKCAEVFMKDQKPNRLHHASDGGVHHDHRESDRNEVFQKKREEMAKKCHNHYMVMEPALCLHAMNLFTSKMHKQMYEHEPGSNTNAVNLIQISDNQIREFWRQFSACFPASKCKLWKTLEHGLNHYVEVLKMRVQYDAEVVFLRRQNEELRHLLQKFTV
- the LOC108119529 gene encoding uncharacterized protein; this translates as MDLDMSDTIEFVLPSRGEYSDEDDGGVVSGSRVVGVGGVGVVDSDDATTYVVLDGLGNEYDEEFLIISEDGVDGDLLVDEMQLQQFESCQELLVAGSPRMPVPGDQHFQYHPDDLDEQFVVTEMSEVDELVEVDQDDFGLEYSSQLPEEYEDEEEEEEEEFPSPSLSPPPVKPPATKPQPALQISRRSFTGHDEEEELKHEVKPSDKMLEEFKGPRRYLLFDDLVATIVDFDDENTPIVEFSMISSILDEKLPVECGICPDVMHKSKLSKHQKTHLVAGTNRYACMYCSETYRDCKYLAGHARRHMGIRPYVCEVCKLYFSTKQDLRVHNQRRHLEKEHICEMCGKTFAQNTQLKRHRETTHEKKRRYQCQYCHKAYYKNFSLQEHIRNVHMGMRRMLKCPFCGMQCRDAHKMARHRKEMHLSQGSYVCHLCHEEFTDINYFDAHKRSIQCRSNTRRLVGDEDPDVDAPGLLPGSVTGDMPGEAAPLGLLDDEELVEDAGLLVDDGQPQQEVQHYLSTVEGEPHYVQISDYDDQRLLVENVVIKEDIDDEVGEELLTEEQYIQAVQQQQLQLQQNPNQSHHFNDELIYEITLKTEDN
- the cyr gene encoding uncharacterized protein cyr; the encoded protein is MFFFFTGHHRSPNTSPGCLHWLRLMAVVGVLHLPQFVCHAGWATRTPVNAIDASSSTSSTATAPSNSMQIHALQVNCSRDLLEMQLELSRPFRGLLYAKDFPLECRTRGLDSTHLNLRIPTSGCGVRAEPLDDGSMEYSVRVMLQMEQKLRQSTDILSSVRCQLPATEMGMSLPSWRAENGRERNARMRALAAATGGAPAPAQHMETPRVRIWLELGGPNGTGSVEVGVATTLTVRAIVPGTIGVRVVDCAALDGLGESSQQLLDARGCPIDEQVMPALHTHHRPAEEGWSKQLEEDLVERTFAATFPAFKFPDRERLHVSCGVQLCKGKCPSLNCRQKSPGQAPPSLSADQHLARIEVFNSLAVTAPQIEVDRLRYDRRHNMSHGDDYPANLRGQVLPGEGTLCLSISKLAISFCVLGLIFLVAVVVAIFSLIRARRRERRHGSGLRLGLGLGLGIAGTTSTSNSSSRLHRDRADICTSMFSSSSESAQSQTRFGGKFLMPYYPNTLPYGRVY